The Inediibacterium massiliense genome has a segment encoding these proteins:
- a CDS encoding potassium channel family protein: MKQFVVIGCGRFGSSVARTLYGLGYDVLAIDRNEDVIQGIADSVTHAVQADATEEGAIKALGIRNFDVAVITIGSNIQSSIMATLLVKELGVKYVVTKAQSELHAKVLYKIGADRVVFPERDMGVRVAHNLVSSNILDYIELAPDYSIVEISSLGEWEGKNLQQLDMRAKYGINVMAIKHGGEINIAPSATDIVRKDDVLVVIGHNDDIQKIERKAESIK, from the coding sequence ATGAAGCAATTTGTAGTAATTGGCTGTGGAAGATTTGGTTCAAGTGTCGCAAGAACACTATACGGACTTGGATATGATGTATTGGCTATTGACAGAAATGAAGATGTAATTCAAGGTATTGCAGATTCTGTAACCCATGCAGTACAAGCAGATGCTACAGAGGAAGGAGCTATTAAAGCTTTAGGAATCAGAAATTTTGATGTTGCTGTCATTACAATTGGTTCTAATATACAATCTTCTATTATGGCCACTTTACTTGTGAAAGAATTAGGCGTAAAGTATGTAGTAACAAAAGCACAAAGTGAATTACATGCAAAGGTTTTATATAAGATTGGAGCAGATCGAGTTGTATTTCCAGAAAGGGATATGGGCGTAAGAGTAGCTCACAATCTTGTATCTTCTAATATATTAGATTATATAGAACTAGCTCCAGACTACAGTATTGTAGAGATTTCTTCATTAGGAGAATGGGAAGGAAAAAATTTACAACAATTAGATATGAGAGCGAAATATGGAATCAATGTAATGGCTATTAAGCATGGAGGAGAAATCAATATAGCTCCAAGTGCTACAGATATTGTAAGAAAAGATGATGTATTAGTTGTAATTGGACATAATGATGATATACAAAAAATTGAAAGAAAGGCAGAAAGTATAAAATGA
- a CDS encoding TrmH family RNA methyltransferase produces MKSSIVYITSEDNGVIKTTKQLEKRKYRQKTKKYIIEGIRIIKDAIENKKSIEYIIFCEELYKSKDADEILEILLHKGIKVYQVPTPLFIKLSDTQTPQGILGILSMEEYEIEKIFKKSNGLFLVLDRIQDPGNLGTMIRTADAAGVDAVFLSKGCVDLYNLKTIRSTMGSIFHMPIIHMEETINILEILKGQKIHIITTSLDTSYYYDEIDYTKNVAIIIGNEGNGVEKEVIDCSDFVVKIPMIGCAESLNASVASSIVMYEAVRQRRNQKILKI; encoded by the coding sequence ATGAAGTCGTCAATCGTGTATATCACCTCTGAGGACAATGGAGTCATCAAAACTACAAAACAATTAGAAAAAAGGAAATATCGACAAAAAACGAAGAAATATATCATAGAGGGCATAAGAATTATAAAAGATGCTATAGAAAATAAGAAAAGCATAGAATATATTATATTTTGTGAAGAATTATATAAAAGTAAAGATGCAGATGAAATTTTAGAGATTTTATTGCATAAAGGAATAAAGGTTTATCAAGTTCCAACGCCTTTATTTATAAAGCTTTCGGATACCCAAACACCACAAGGCATTTTAGGAATTCTTTCTATGGAGGAGTATGAAATAGAGAAAATCTTTAAAAAATCTAATGGATTATTTTTAGTATTAGATAGAATTCAAGATCCAGGAAATTTGGGTACTATGATTCGAACTGCAGATGCAGCAGGAGTTGATGCAGTTTTTTTATCTAAAGGATGTGTAGATTTATATAATTTAAAAACAATCAGATCTACTATGGGATCTATTTTTCATATGCCTATTATCCACATGGAAGAAACCATAAATATATTAGAAATATTAAAAGGACAAAAAATACATATTATCACTACAAGCTTAGATACAAGCTATTATTATGATGAAATAGATTATACAAAAAATGTGGCTATTATTATAGGAAATGAAGGAAATGGAGTAGAAAAAGAAGTCATTGATTGTTCAGATTTTGTAGTGAAAATTCCTATGATTGGATGTGCAGAGTCGTTAAATGCTTCTGTAGCTTCTTCTATTGTTATGTATGAAGCTGTAAGACAAAGAAGGAATCAGAAAATTTTAAAAATATGA
- the pheS gene encoding phenylalanine--tRNA ligase subunit alpha: MKDQLEKIKNLAKSAIEATKSMQDLEQIRVKYLGKKGELTLVLRGMKDLSNEERPLIGKIANEVREEIEGSLQKAIEAVKQKEKNIRLQKETIDVTMPGTECKLGHKHPLTKVLDEIKDIFIGMGFKIAEGPEVETVYHNFDALNAPKNHPSRDMSDTFYITEDILLRTQTSPVQIRTMKRQTPPIKIISPGRCFRFDELDATHSPMFHQVEGLVIDKGITMADLKGTLDLFAKQLFGIGTKTKFRPHHFPFTEPSAEVDVTCFKCEGEGCKVCKGSGWIEILGAGMVHPNVLKECGIDPEEYSGFAFGMGLDRVTMLKYGIEDIRLLFENDMRFIEQF, encoded by the coding sequence ATGAAGGATCAATTAGAAAAAATAAAAAATCTTGCCAAAAGTGCTATTGAAGCTACTAAAAGTATGCAGGATTTAGAGCAAATTAGAGTAAAGTATTTAGGCAAAAAGGGAGAATTGACTTTAGTTTTAAGAGGCATGAAGGATTTATCTAATGAGGAAAGACCTCTTATTGGTAAAATTGCCAATGAAGTAAGAGAAGAAATAGAAGGTTCATTACAAAAGGCAATAGAAGCTGTAAAACAAAAGGAAAAAAACATTAGACTTCAAAAAGAAACCATAGATGTTACTATGCCAGGAACAGAATGTAAGTTAGGACATAAACATCCTCTTACAAAAGTATTAGATGAAATAAAAGATATTTTTATAGGAATGGGATTTAAAATTGCAGAAGGGCCAGAAGTAGAAACGGTATATCATAATTTTGATGCACTCAATGCTCCTAAAAACCATCCTTCAAGGGATATGAGTGATACATTTTATATCACAGAAGATATTTTACTTAGAACTCAAACATCTCCTGTTCAAATCCGTACCATGAAAAGACAAACTCCACCTATTAAAATTATTTCTCCAGGAAGATGTTTTAGATTTGATGAATTGGATGCTACACACTCTCCAATGTTTCATCAAGTAGAGGGGCTTGTAATAGATAAGGGTATTACTATGGCAGATTTAAAAGGAACACTGGATTTATTTGCAAAACAATTATTTGGAATAGGAACAAAAACAAAATTTAGACCTCATCATTTCCCATTTACAGAACCAAGTGCTGAGGTAGATGTAACTTGTTTTAAGTGTGAAGGAGAAGGTTGTAAGGTGTGCAAAGGAAGTGGATGGATTGAAATATTAGGAGCAGGAATGGTTCATCCAAATGTATTAAAAGAATGTGGAATAGATCCAGAAGAATATAGTGGATTTGCTTTTGGAATGGGACTAGATAGAGTCACTATGTTAAAATATGGAATAGAAGATATAAGACTTCTATTTGAAAATGATATGCGTTTTATTGAACAATTCTAA
- the pheT gene encoding phenylalanine--tRNA ligase subunit beta → MFISTQWLNDYVDIKNLDIDTLSNGLVMSGSNIETVEMLGENIEKIVVGKILEIKPHPDAQKLVVTQVDIGEEVIQIVTGATNVEEGQYIPVVLHGGKLPDGTKIKKGKLRGIVSNGMMCGGEELGINDKVFPTHKIKDGIYILDEEYPLGTDIKDILELNDHVIEFEITPNRPDCLSVIGMARETAATFNLSLKYPDINIKEETEDIKDYASIEVKNNELCKRYVARVIKDVVVTHSPQWLQNRLRKMGMRSINNIVDITNYVMLELGQPLHAFDLDQLKNQKIVVKNAEEKTFTTLDEAERNIDENMLMIYDGEKAVAVAGVMGGLNSEVTKSTQTILLESANFNGDSVRTTSKRLGLRTEASARFEKGVDLDLALKAANRVCQLIEQIGAGKVVKGVIDIYPKVEEEKNILVRPNRINELLGTKLSKSEMIKILEKLEMKVQDEEENMMVTVPTFRFDITQEIDFVEEIARIYGFNRLDMTLPKGSSQGAKTNGQIIEDIIKNTLNAVGLNEIQTYSFMSPKVFDLLCIGKESFMRRVVKVINPLGEENSIMRTTLMGNMLEVLSRNYNRNVEEARAFELGNTFIPQNIPVTELPIEKKVLTIGMYGKEVDFYSMKGAVEALLKRLGIENIEYIPEKNHATFHPGRCANIVYGNHTLGVMGEIHPDVLENYKMGTRVYVVEIDGTMLMEVTRLDRVYKELPKYPAMTRDIALVVKDEVYVKQIEDIARVNGGEILENIKLFDVYKGKQIEEGYKSIAYSLTYRAKNRTLTDEEVTKVHEKIVKTLEEKLGGSLR, encoded by the coding sequence ATGTTTATATCAACACAGTGGTTAAACGATTATGTAGATATTAAAAATTTAGATATAGATACTTTAAGCAATGGACTTGTTATGTCTGGATCCAATATAGAGACAGTAGAAATGTTAGGAGAGAATATAGAAAAAATAGTAGTAGGAAAAATATTAGAAATTAAACCTCATCCAGATGCACAAAAGCTTGTTGTAACACAAGTAGACATTGGAGAAGAAGTAATTCAGATTGTTACAGGAGCTACAAATGTTGAAGAAGGTCAATATATTCCTGTTGTATTACATGGAGGAAAATTGCCTGATGGAACAAAAATTAAAAAGGGAAAGCTTAGAGGGATTGTATCTAATGGAATGATGTGTGGTGGAGAAGAATTAGGAATTAATGATAAGGTATTCCCTACACATAAAATCAAGGATGGTATTTATATATTAGATGAAGAGTACCCATTAGGAACAGATATAAAAGATATATTAGAGTTAAATGATCATGTTATTGAGTTTGAGATTACTCCAAATCGTCCCGATTGTTTAAGTGTAATAGGAATGGCAAGAGAGACTGCCGCAACTTTTAATCTATCTTTAAAGTATCCTGATATCAATATAAAAGAAGAAACAGAGGATATTAAGGACTATGCATCTATAGAAGTAAAAAATAATGAACTTTGCAAAAGATATGTAGCAAGAGTGATAAAAGATGTAGTGGTCACTCATTCTCCTCAATGGTTACAAAATAGATTAAGAAAAATGGGAATGCGTTCTATTAATAATATAGTAGATATCACAAATTATGTAATGTTAGAACTTGGACAACCTCTTCATGCTTTTGATTTAGATCAATTAAAAAATCAAAAAATAGTAGTAAAAAACGCAGAGGAAAAAACTTTTACTACTTTAGATGAGGCAGAAAGAAATATAGATGAAAATATGCTTATGATTTATGATGGAGAAAAAGCTGTTGCTGTAGCAGGGGTCATGGGAGGACTAAACTCTGAAGTTACAAAAAGTACTCAGACAATTCTTTTAGAGTCAGCAAATTTTAATGGAGATTCTGTAAGAACTACATCTAAAAGATTAGGACTTAGAACAGAAGCATCTGCGAGATTTGAAAAAGGAGTAGATCTAGACTTAGCACTTAAGGCTGCCAATAGAGTTTGCCAGCTTATTGAACAAATTGGGGCAGGAAAAGTTGTCAAAGGAGTTATTGACATATATCCTAAAGTAGAGGAAGAAAAAAATATTTTAGTAAGACCAAATAGAATCAATGAGTTATTAGGAACAAAATTATCTAAAAGTGAAATGATTAAAATATTAGAAAAGTTAGAGATGAAAGTACAAGATGAAGAAGAAAATATGATGGTTACAGTTCCTACCTTTAGATTTGATATTACCCAGGAAATAGATTTTGTAGAAGAGATTGCAAGAATCTATGGATTCAATCGTTTGGATATGACTCTCCCTAAAGGAAGTAGCCAGGGAGCAAAGACAAATGGACAAATTATAGAAGATATTATAAAAAACACTTTAAATGCAGTTGGTTTAAATGAAATTCAAACCTATTCTTTTATGAGTCCTAAAGTTTTTGATCTATTATGTATTGGAAAAGAAAGCTTTATGAGAAGGGTTGTAAAAGTGATCAATCCTTTAGGGGAAGAAAATAGTATTATGAGAACTACTTTAATGGGGAATATGTTAGAGGTATTATCTAGAAATTATAATAGAAATGTGGAAGAAGCAAGAGCTTTTGAACTTGGAAATACATTTATACCCCAAAATATTCCTGTTACTGAATTACCTATAGAAAAGAAAGTATTAACCATTGGAATGTATGGAAAAGAAGTAGATTTTTATAGTATGAAGGGAGCTGTAGAAGCTTTACTGAAAAGACTTGGAATAGAAAATATAGAATATATTCCAGAAAAAAATCATGCTACTTTCCATCCAGGAAGATGTGCAAATATAGTCTATGGAAATCATACATTAGGAGTTATGGGAGAAATTCATCCAGATGTATTAGAAAATTATAAAATGGGAACAAGAGTATATGTAGTAGAAATAGATGGTACGATGCTTATGGAAGTTACGAGACTAGATAGAGTTTATAAGGAACTGCCTAAATATCCTGCTATGACAAGAGATATTGCTTTGGTAGTAAAGGATGAAGTGTATGTAAAGCAAATTGAAGATATTGCAAGAGTCAATGGGGGAGAAATTTTAGAAAACATTAAACTATTTGATGTATACAAAGGAAAACAAATAGAAGAAGGATATAAAAGTATTGCTTATTCTCTTACTTATAGAGCAAAGAATAGAACATTGACAGATGAAGAAGTGACAAAAGTACATGAAAAAATTGTAAAAACTTTGGAAGAAAAACTTGGTGGTTCTTTAAGATAA
- a CDS encoding glycosyltransferase family protein: MNDLYSKFIKGKLKIGVILDPFSYECFKYEAYLIPLDPFSWKSILIQEKPDLIFVESAWEGNKGRWSYKIAHLEKIKNQSLKQLIYECKKRKIPTIFWNKEDPLFFSSFLETAKLFDYVFTTDQSCIPKYKELLGHNQVYILPFAAQPKIHNPVHKDKVRLGKVAFAGTWYSMFEDRIKNMEIILKPALKYNLHIYDRMYHSHANHAFKFPNLYQPFIHRNLSYDKMVEFYKKYDIFLNANIISDSPTMFSRRVFEILASGTNVISSYSIGIENFFKKIVPLCKTEQDVEKYLDLLIQNKEYRDRLSLLGLRKVLKYHTYEKRLETILQKIGIKTYKTDLGVSIITCTNRIDSIDPILDNFYRQNYKEKELIIVLNNNQMNLKDWKKKTKFDKKIKIFQINETKSLGECLNFGIAQSKYHYISKFDDDNYYAPHFLEDLMNGFLYTDAQVIGKHTYYCYLEKSNTLALRFSNLENRYTHFLCGAAFIMKKQVWNQIKFQDTTIQTVTYFWQDCVRKRIKLYASDRFNFIAIRHPSIEDHTWKIDDDEFLRKCEIQGKTKDYITPITV; the protein is encoded by the coding sequence ATGAATGATTTATACTCAAAATTTATAAAAGGAAAACTTAAAATAGGAGTTATATTAGATCCCTTTAGTTATGAATGTTTTAAATATGAAGCATATCTCATACCCCTTGATCCTTTTTCTTGGAAAAGTATACTCATCCAAGAAAAACCTGATTTGATTTTTGTAGAATCTGCTTGGGAAGGTAACAAAGGACGATGGTCTTATAAAATTGCTCATTTAGAAAAAATTAAAAATCAATCTCTCAAACAATTAATATATGAATGTAAAAAAAGAAAAATTCCAACTATTTTTTGGAATAAAGAAGATCCCTTATTCTTTTCATCTTTTTTAGAAACTGCTAAATTATTTGATTATGTCTTTACAACAGATCAAAGCTGCATACCCAAATATAAAGAGCTATTAGGCCATAATCAAGTTTATATATTGCCCTTTGCAGCCCAACCTAAAATACACAATCCTGTCCATAAAGATAAAGTTCGTCTAGGAAAAGTAGCTTTTGCAGGTACTTGGTATAGTATGTTTGAAGATAGAATAAAAAATATGGAAATAATTCTTAAACCTGCATTAAAATATAATTTGCACATTTATGATAGAATGTATCATTCTCATGCAAATCATGCTTTTAAATTTCCCAATCTCTATCAACCTTTTATCCACAGAAATCTTTCTTACGATAAAATGGTTGAATTTTATAAAAAATATGATATATTTTTAAATGCTAATATCATATCTGATAGTCCTACTATGTTTTCAAGAAGAGTATTTGAAATTTTAGCTTCTGGAACCAACGTCATCAGCAGCTACAGTATAGGAATAGAAAATTTTTTCAAAAAAATTGTTCCTCTATGTAAAACAGAACAAGATGTAGAAAAATATTTAGATCTTTTGATTCAGAATAAAGAATATAGAGACCGATTATCTTTATTAGGTCTAAGAAAAGTTTTAAAATATCATACTTATGAAAAAAGGTTAGAAACAATTCTTCAGAAAATAGGAATAAAAACTTACAAAACTGACTTAGGAGTGTCTATTATCACTTGTACAAATCGAATCGATAGTATAGATCCTATATTAGATAATTTTTATAGACAAAATTATAAAGAAAAAGAATTAATTATTGTTTTAAATAATAATCAAATGAATCTAAAAGATTGGAAGAAAAAAACAAAATTTGATAAAAAGATAAAGATATTTCAAATAAATGAAACCAAATCTTTAGGAGAATGTCTAAACTTTGGAATTGCTCAATCAAAATATCATTATATCTCTAAATTTGATGATGATAATTATTATGCTCCTCACTTCTTAGAAGATTTAATGAATGGATTTTTATATACAGATGCTCAAGTCATAGGCAAGCATACTTACTATTGTTATTTAGAAAAAAGCAATACATTAGCATTGAGGTTTTCAAATCTAGAAAATCGATATACCCATTTTTTATGTGGCGCTGCATTTATTATGAAAAAGCAAGTATGGAATCAAATAAAATTCCAAGATACAACTATACAAACTGTAACTTATTTTTGGCAGGATTGTGTAAGAAAAAGAATAAAATTATATGCTTCAGACCGATTTAATTTTATAGCTATAAGGCACCCCTCTATAGAAGATCATACTTGGAAAATAGATGATGATGAATTTTTAAGAAAATGTGAAATACAAGGGAAAACAAAAGATTATATTACCCCTATTACTGTATAA
- a CDS encoding nucleotide sugar dehydrogenase produces the protein MKIYVFGLGHIGLPMAVFMCMKGYEVIGVDINPQRIEDIKKGEISIYEYDNGVHISKIAKKFIHQKKLSVYTNYNRIDEEPAVFVITVGIEALKDGSQDITPIQKVVNTIFPTLLDEDLLLFKTTMIPGICEKIIVPQLEKVNKKIYLSYCPETILEGYAFEELKNNTRILAAMNNESYQVAEKFLYSLSHTPIYKAKDIKTAELTKVIQNISRDVEIALANEISDIASYLGVDICELKDLVNTHPRVKLLDPGIGVGGYCIPNALYYLKCALKEDDPSSVLMELARKLNDKRPEKKIEMIEKLFKKIGKSINGSKISIIGLAMKDYCSDCRNSPAVYIAMKLRDQGAKVLGYDPVVPMKYDFQVNSLIECIENADCIIITAKQKDINYDQILIQSDVDTVIIDTKNVLSKDTNKKIYRI, from the coding sequence ATGAAGATTTATGTTTTTGGTTTGGGACATATTGGCCTCCCTATGGCAGTGTTTATGTGTATGAAGGGATATGAAGTCATAGGAGTAGATATAAATCCTCAAAGGATAGAGGATATAAAAAAAGGAGAAATTTCAATATATGAATATGATAATGGTGTGCATATTTCAAAAATTGCAAAAAAATTTATCCATCAGAAGAAATTATCAGTATATACCAATTATAATAGGATAGATGAAGAACCAGCTGTATTTGTTATAACGGTAGGAATTGAAGCATTAAAAGATGGATCACAAGATATAACACCTATTCAAAAGGTGGTCAATACTATTTTTCCGACTCTTTTAGATGAAGATCTTTTATTATTTAAGACTACGATGATTCCAGGAATATGTGAAAAAATAATTGTTCCTCAATTAGAAAAAGTCAATAAAAAAATTTATTTATCTTATTGTCCGGAGACTATTCTTGAAGGTTATGCTTTTGAAGAATTAAAAAATAATACAAGAATTCTTGCGGCGATGAATAATGAAAGTTATCAAGTAGCAGAAAAGTTTTTATATAGTTTATCACATACTCCTATTTATAAAGCAAAAGATATTAAAACAGCTGAATTGACAAAAGTAATACAAAATATATCAAGAGATGTAGAAATTGCTTTGGCGAATGAAATAAGTGATATAGCATCTTATTTAGGAGTAGATATTTGTGAACTTAAAGACCTTGTAAATACTCATCCTAGAGTGAAACTTCTTGACCCGGGAATTGGTGTTGGAGGATATTGTATTCCTAATGCACTTTATTATTTAAAATGTGCTCTAAAGGAGGATGATCCATCTTCTGTTTTAATGGAGCTTGCTAGAAAATTAAATGATAAGAGACCAGAAAAAAAAATAGAAATGATTGAGAAGTTATTTAAAAAAATAGGAAAAAGTATAAACGGGTCTAAGATATCTATCATAGGACTTGCAATGAAAGATTATTGTTCAGATTGTAGAAATAGTCCTGCTGTATATATAGCTATGAAATTAAGGGATCAAGGGGCAAAAGTTTTAGGGTACGATCCGGTAGTACCTATGAAATATGATTTTCAAGTGAATTCTTTAATAGAATGTATTGAGAATGCAGATTGTATTATTATAACAGCCAAACAAAAGGATATAAACTATGATCAAATATTGATTCAATCAGATGTAGATACAGTCATTATAGATACTAAAAATGTTTTATCTAAAGACACAAACAAGAAAATATATAGGATATAA
- a CDS encoding NAD-dependent epimerase/dehydratase family protein — protein sequence MEDAKIVVITGGAGFIGSHLVELFLHKNYKVIVIDDLSSGNISNLPQSKNLYFFKKDIRDPSIECIYKRYKPNIIFHLAAHFANELSIQEPIDDLDVNGGGTLAQLELAKKIGVERFVYASTSCVYNPSEYPLKEDGSLCPHTPYGISKLSGEYYCQFYKKYYGLPITILRYFNCYGSKENTNFYRGVVPKFIHQALRGLPIIITGSGDEKRDFTYIEDTVKATYLAAIKEEGKNEIFNIGTGQSTSIFDLAQNILKISKRSLDIQYNPRRLWDETFYRTANIKKLYDLLDFQPQYSLEKGLSKTWNWYDEISSVK from the coding sequence ATGGAAGATGCAAAAATAGTTGTTATTACTGGAGGAGCAGGATTTATAGGATCTCATCTTGTGGAATTATTTCTTCATAAAAATTACAAAGTAATTGTAATAGATGATTTGTCAAGTGGAAATATTTCTAATCTGCCTCAATCGAAAAATTTATATTTCTTTAAAAAAGATATCAGAGATCCTTCTATAGAATGTATTTATAAACGGTATAAACCAAATATCATTTTTCATTTAGCTGCTCATTTTGCCAATGAATTATCGATTCAAGAACCTATTGATGATCTAGATGTAAATGGAGGAGGAACATTAGCACAATTAGAATTAGCAAAAAAAATAGGGGTAGAGCGTTTTGTATATGCATCTACTTCTTGTGTATATAATCCATCAGAATATCCATTAAAAGAAGATGGTTCACTATGTCCTCATACTCCTTATGGAATATCCAAATTGTCAGGAGAATATTATTGCCAATTTTATAAAAAATATTATGGATTACCTATTACGATTCTTCGATATTTTAATTGTTATGGATCTAAGGAAAATACAAACTTTTATAGAGGAGTGGTTCCTAAATTTATCCATCAAGCACTTAGGGGATTACCTATAATCATTACAGGAAGTGGAGATGAAAAAAGAGATTTTACTTATATAGAGGATACAGTAAAGGCAACATATTTGGCTGCAATAAAAGAGGAAGGGAAAAATGAAATTTTTAATATAGGAACTGGACAGAGTACAAGTATTTTTGATTTAGCTCAAAATATCCTTAAGATTTCAAAAAGATCTTTAGATATTCAGTACAATCCTAGGCGTTTATGGGATGAAACATTTTATCGAACAGCAAATATAAAAAAGCTGTATGATCTTTTAGATTTTCAACCTCAATATTCTTTAGAGAAAGGATTAAGTAAAACTTGGAATTGGTATGATGAAATATCATCTGTAAAATAG
- a CDS encoding DNRLRE domain-containing protein codes for MNTIKLFPTQNVYISQYYPSINYAQAPSLDVGRFTGPGDTKRTLLQFDFSSLVGNIESAYLNLYLYRNEVPSISKPNTIYQLETSFDQNTVTYNTAPSYSSTANASVSITNEINKFIQWDITSLVKGWMEKTITNNGIILIGLESANGLVAYKSTRWADSAYWPYLEIHFSGNYLFTYPVENVTTTNDQSGSTPIFLGPRIATFGIKNTGNYRGDVLIQLSPDGSTWIDHLPLAYTVPSLSSQDTITLSTSAYFNYARIAYASHTLGEPTTLSIYASIKG; via the coding sequence TTGAATACAATTAAATTATTTCCCACACAAAATGTCTATATTTCTCAGTACTATCCATCAATAAATTACGCTCAAGCTCCTTCATTAGATGTGGGTCGATTTACAGGTCCTGGAGATACAAAACGAACTTTACTTCAATTTGATTTCTCATCATTAGTAGGAAACATTGAATCAGCTTATTTAAATTTATATCTTTATCGAAATGAGGTTCCAAGTATATCTAAACCTAATACCATCTATCAATTAGAAACTTCTTTTGATCAAAATACTGTCACCTACAATACTGCTCCATCTTATTCATCTACCGCAAATGCATCTGTTTCTATTACTAATGAAATCAACAAATTTATACAATGGGATATTACTTCTTTAGTAAAAGGCTGGATGGAAAAGACCATTACAAATAATGGAATTATATTAATTGGATTAGAAAGTGCCAATGGATTAGTTGCATATAAAAGTACAAGATGGGCAGATTCTGCTTATTGGCCCTATTTAGAAATTCATTTTTCCGGAAATTATCTTTTCACGTATCCAGTAGAAAATGTTACAACAACTAATGATCAAAGTGGTTCTACTCCCATTTTTTTAGGTCCTAGAATAGCTACATTTGGTATAAAAAATACAGGTAATTATAGAGGAGATGTACTCATACAGCTTAGTCCTGACGGATCTACATGGATTGATCATCTTCCTCTTGCCTATACAGTTCCTTCTTTATCTTCGCAAGATACTATCACCCTAAGTACTTCTGCATACTTTAATTATGCTCGTATTGCTTATGCATCTCATACCCTTGGAGAACCTACTACTTTATCCATTTATGCTTCTATAAAAGGATAA
- a CDS encoding PIG-L deacetylase family protein, with product MRVLVVGAHPDDIEPQMGGTIAKLTQKGHEVLILQVTKTGDHIADIRIKESIVAASILKASIKHLNFNQDTFGLQRKVIQSIDQVIEEFKPDEIYTCWEHDSHQDHRIVYEAVIAASRKNTANLYCFEPILPGGITPYGFESNYYVDISDTIQKKMESMIAYKSQIEKYGEDWIHAIYARAKIRGFQIHVPYAEAFKIIKLIGKI from the coding sequence ATGAGAGTATTGGTAGTAGGTGCTCATCCTGATGATATTGAACCTCAAATGGGAGGAACGATTGCTAAACTAACACAAAAAGGACATGAAGTTTTAATTTTACAAGTTACAAAGACAGGAGACCATATAGCAGATATACGAATCAAAGAGTCTATAGTGGCAGCGAGTATCTTAAAAGCAAGTATTAAGCATTTAAATTTTAATCAAGATACTTTTGGACTGCAAAGAAAAGTAATTCAAAGTATAGATCAAGTAATAGAGGAGTTTAAACCAGATGAAATATATACATGTTGGGAACATGATTCTCATCAGGATCATAGAATTGTTTATGAAGCAGTAATAGCAGCTTCGAGAAAGAATACAGCAAATCTATATTGTTTTGAACCCATTCTTCCAGGAGGAATTACTCCCTATGGATTTGAAAGCAATTATTATGTAGATATTTCGGATACTATACAAAAAAAGATGGAAAGTATGATTGCATATAAATCCCAGATAGAAAAGTATGGAGAGGACTGGATCCATGCTATATATGCAAGAGCAAAAATAAGAGGTTTTCAAATTCATGTTCCATATGCAGAGGCATTTAAAATCATTAAATTGATTGGTAAAATTTGA